ATCCCAGGCAACATCTACTACCCCAGGGCACAAAAAGCAAGTAAAAATCCTGTTCCTCCCTTCTGCTGAAGAGATGGTGACAACTGGATACCCACCACAAAAGAAAGGACTGTATTTCCAGAAATCAGGTGTCTGCAGCCTCAGAGAACCAACAGTAAGATCCCAGGGCAGGTAAATCCCCTGAACAGCTTGTGGGAAGATGGGCTCTTAAATGTTCTTTAAGGAGCTGCTAAAGAATGTACTGTCTCTAActagagaaagggaaaaaaaaggttaagAGAGTAAATCTGACAAGCCACAAATTTCCTTACTGGTCAGAAATCATGAACAGGAATGGCACAGGAGGTGACAAGAAGGTCAGATTAcataaaataatgtatttacaaataaataaataaaacacagacAAACAAATAACTGGAACACAGAACAGTCCAAAAACATTCTATAAGGTTATTGACTGGaagacaagagaaaaaaaaataatctgtgtcTTTGTAGAAAAATTAGCATAATTTATGTAATAAACATAAGATCAGCACCAAAAGGGTAAGAagtcagagcagacagagaggAGGTTACAGAGTACTTAATTTAGATTTTTTACTGTCACCTATAGGCTGGAGCAAGCTGAGGTAGGCTGGTATATATCCTGGAGAGCTCAGGAAAGATGGACAAGATTGCAGAAGACAAAGGAAATACAAGAGGACAAGAATGTGGGAACTATTTTTAGTGAGACTGACTTCAGTACAAGAACAATACTCAGCAGTCACTcagcagttaaaaagaaaaagaataatagTGTGGAATTCCAAAGGCAAATTATGTCACATCAAATTTTCTCTTACAATAGAGTGAGAGGCATTGTTAAAAGCAGAGGAGTTGGAGATGGCATACAGTCTGCGCTTTAAGAGGTTTTTATCTCACATGATCATTCTCACGAATAAACTGAGGCAAGAACACTTAATTTGCAAAATTAATGCAAAATTAATGCAAAACCTGACAGAAAATCACAATACTTCTTTGCAATTCATTGTTAACCTGGGAAATTATATTATGTGTAACCCCAGATGAGAGGATTCAACAGATTCATTAAGGATCTGAATGCAGGCATAGAGAGTAGGACCTTGGCATCAAGGTGGGAAGGCTGTGAACAATGCAGGGGACAGGGCTAGTTAGAACTCAGTATATTCCTGTTAAATTGAAACCCAAGGCTCCTACTTAAGTTAGTGAAAATGATgtctttcaaattaaaaatacttgcaCGGACATCTAACATGGACTTGTCTAATCTGAGATACAGTCTTGAAAgaattttatataaattattattattagtttCCCAAATGCaagaattttaaattataaaattataaaatgccATATATATGTGTTCTAACCTACTCATGTATTACAACAGACTCTTTTATTACTAACACACTATTTTTGCATGAAGACCCACTGCTTTCTTTAGTGAACTTGAGGCATGAGTGAGAAAACTCTTCACAATCTTTTTTGCACCTCTGTCACCTGGTGATCTTACAATCTATCATGCCACACAGTTCAAACTCTGCTGGgccaagaaaataattaatttcttaattcATTTTTCTATGACAGTCACTTTGGTGTCTATAGGCTAGATTCATTTAGATAGTGGGAATAGTATTCTTTCACCAGCTTCCAATATGTTGAAGTCAGTTAATCCAGGCTTCCATTTTTCCCTGCAGGGAAGAACAGACCTTGCTGGAATGTGATTTGTTAGGATGCTGCATAAAGGCCTATTGACAACCAACAGCATCTAATGCAACAAGCTCATTCACATCTATATCATGGACTCTGAAGGCAAGGGAGAATAATCCTGTTTATTGCAAAATACTGGCTGTTACTGTGATTGGGATACCCCTCCCCTCCAAAGCACACAACTGCAGAAAGGGGAAAGCTCAACCTGCTCAATGAGCAGCACCTGAAACTGCCATAAAACAAGGTcacaaatcacagaatatcctgagttgggaGGGACCTGCAAGGATCATGGAATCCAGCTCTTCCCAAATCAAAATTAATCCTGACAAATAAGGGGAAATGGCCTGAAAACCAGAAGTTAAACAAAATAATCATGTTAGTTTAGAGCAGCACCAAGGAGTGGCTACTACTGAAAGCACATGGGACTTAAACCTGTGCCCTTAGCTGCAGGATCTCACTGTCAAAGAGCTGCTCTGTGGCCCTGGTGTGTGCATGAGCAGAGAGAAGGTCTGAAAGAGGCAGCCATGATCCCACAGGGCAGAAAAGGGCTGGCACAGCAAAGGAGGGCTTCTGGAACTGGGAAATACAGACTGTGAGTCCCTCCACAATCCCTCATTAACAACTGCAGTGAGCCAAAAGGACACAGCTGGAAACCTAGAGGTCATGTCTTAGGAGTTCCTTATCTCTAAGACTCCCTATGATCTGTTAATACCCAGATATTAATGTTCCCTAAACAAATTtagagcacctctcctatgagaaaacactgagagaattgggattgttcagcctgcagGAGTGAACCTATGGGGTGACCTCATTGTGACCTTCCAGGACCTAAAGGGAAActgcaggaaagatggagagagactctgGACAAGgacctggagtgacaggacaagggggaatggcttcacattGAGAGAGAGCAGGTTTAGACTGCATATTGgtaagaaattcttccctgtaaGGGTGGTGAGATCCTGGCACAGGTTGCAACCACACAAAGGGGAGGATTGAAGGGAGAACAGAAAAAGGGTTCAAAAGCAAACTAGAACAACGAAAGTACATGTCAAAAGAACTGTAAACGTCAAcaaacttcttcccacctctcttggtttgaaaagacaggtgtcagctaaggaaggcaggagcctctcttgaaatggaaaatgtaaaccccctccctccaaattattataattttgaaattaaggggatTTCAGGCACagatatgggagtaggaattacagttctttattaggaaaataaaataaaaatgcagtaatacaaaacaacactgacagagccagaatacaacctgacaccagGGTGTCGGTAGCAGTctgattaaatggtggctgcagtcctcctggaatgacaggtgtggttctgttggaacagggatcctgtagaagggtgtagtTTTCTTCTGAAGGCCCAGTAGTGGTGTAGATgagcctggtcttcctctgggaatccagtgcaaaagaaagctgctcctccgGGCATCCAATGGGAAAATGCTGCCTGAGGTTTTTCAAGTCTCAGATTCTATCCAGGGAGGAGTGCTTGGCTCCTCCCACTGGCTGGAggatctcacaatgggatgatgtgattttatcagtcatgcagagAGTCGATGACCCATTAACAGATGATAACTGCCCCACCTAAAGAGCAACACACACCCCGCACCGCGGCCTAAGGCAGCACCATATTAAACAACCCCTCCTCATTTCCATGGGCCAATCGCTGCACCTTGTTCCTAACACTGCGCAATCAGATCGCACACAGAGGGTGTGGAGTCTGCCTCACGGGGATGTTCCAGAACCATCCGGACGCAGTCCCGTGTGCTCTGGGAGGGTCCCACTTGAGCGGAGGGGTAGGTCGATGCCCATGCCCTTGCCGAggtgcccgccctgcccgcCCGCCCTGTGGCGCCCCGCGGGGAGCCCAGCGAGCCAACGTGGCCGGAGCGCGGGCGTGGAGCCGCGCGGGGTAGCGGAGGAAGAGCTCCCGCCGCATTTCCAGGGGCTGGCCATGCTGAAGGGCGAGCCCGAGCAGcgcccgccgctcccggggctgaggggagcggCACTGAGCCCCCGGCCGGGTCCGGGCCCCGGGCGGGAGCGCTGGGCTGTGCCGGGAAGAGCCGgggagcagcggggccggggcgagGCGAGGGCCCCGCGGAGCAGGCCTGGGGCTCGGCAGGAGGCAGAGCGGCCCCGCGGGAGGGGACGGGCGCCCGCGGGCCGGGCATTAAAGCGCGGCAGGAAACACGAGGTGAGGTGGGTGAGCGGGCCCCATAGCCCGAGGGCCGGTCGGTGCTTCCCAGGGGGACAGAGCTTCGGGAAAGGCGCTCCTTATCAGGCTGGTTTCTGGATGAAGCTCCCGGCTCCCCCAGCTTCAGGTCTttgtgcagggctgctctctgtCCCGGCGGGCTCGGGGACTTGGGCACGCTTGCGGCTCTTAGGCCGGGCCCTGACAAAGTGTGCTGTACCCTCCCCTTGTGCTCACATCTGCTGGGAAAGGTTCCACGATCCTTGTCCTCTCCTCTTCTAGATGGAGCCAGCAATGGAGtccatattttccattttccgGAGCCCTGGGAGGAGTGATGCTGCAGAATATCCAGGTGAGGTGTAGACTCTTGCTAGTTAAATCCTGCAGGGAAGCATGGTGCCAGCATTCCATCCCCGGGATGCCATGCCAGGCCGAGGCAAGGCTGCAGTGGTGTTCTGGGTTTCTTTCTGCTGCGGTTTTCCAGCACCTCTTCTAAAATTATACAATACAGCTCATTAGGAGTGATGAGCAGCCAGCACACTCCCCTTTTCCAGGGTTTCTCACAGGTGAGGAGGGTCTAAGGGAGTTGTGGAGCTGCATCCAAAGTGTGTGAGTGCCTGGCTCTGGGTGTTTGGGAATGGAGGATTCTGTGGTTCCCTCTCACTGTCAGGGACCTGCAAGGCTCTCGGGGAACAATCAGCCTCGTGGTTGTAGCGTCAGGAATGAGTGCTCCCAGAGAGAGCCTTCTTCATCCCTCTGGGAGAAAGCTCTTCTTGGGCATAGTTCCTTGATATAAGAGAGAGGACTCCCTCTCTCAGcaagtttgtttattttattgctgttaTTTAGATGTTGGTAGCCATGTCTATGTAAACCGAGCATTTTGCCTCTTCAAGGACACATTACTTAAGAATTTTATTCTTTTGGATCATAGAGGTAAGACTGAAATTGCGCTGCAGAGTTCTGCCTTGAATGTAGAAAGCCTCGTTTGGTGTTGTTAGTGAATTAAACAAACTTTTTCTGTGTTAAATATGTGAGTACTATTTTAATGCTATATCAGAGATGCTAATTATTAAAGCCTCTGCTTGAATTAATAGTAAACACCTGAAGGTGCTTGCAAAAATCTACCTTGGCTAAGTGTTCATCAGGTGATCCTTATAATTCTGTTAAGTGCTGAACAGCTGTAAATGTAAGATCTACCCATCTGGATAAGATACCTAGAGCTTACTGTGGGGTGTATGATGGTGCATATACACTTGTGAAATAAACAGGTTGCATTCTTTAGGAATTAAAGGGACATGTTTGAGTGTTCCTGGTGCATTTCTTCAGAATGCAATTTATCTGGCTTGGCATTGCAAAGAAAGTAAATGTTGCATTAGATCTAGCTATGAAAAGAGATTATAATAATTAATTGGGAatgagctgatttttttttttaaatcaacaaAGAGCCCAGCCTTCTGATGCATAAATATACAGTATCCTTATAGTACTTAAAACTGGTGTTGTGatagagaaaaaaacctgatgTGCCAACCTACAAAAGACATAATTTAactgttttctgaaaaaaaaatgaactagCACAAGTGAAAACCTAAATCTCCCTGCTGGCCTTGCCTAGTGAAGATTGGATAGGCTCTTTTGTGCTGAAAGATCCCCACCCAAATGCCCAGCTTTGAAATAGTGTGTTAATGATAATTCAGCAGGCTGGAAAGCTTTTGAGCTAAGTCTGCAGGAACAAGCAGCTAAAAGTAGATATTTGGGATGGGTGAGATGCTTCAGCatgttcctttccttccttcatcttgGTAGTCTGTTTTGCCATTTTCTGAAGGGAAGTACAAGGAAATGgggggaaggaagagaagaggaaCATTTCTTGCCTTTCTCTTCTTGCCTTTGCCACTTCTCTCCCCATTCTTGTCAGAGTTTTTAGAATTTCCATTCCTCTTTGGGAAAAGGGAATCTGGTGTAAGCTGAAGGTAGGCCTGAGAAATTGAGTTATTTTACAAGGAGCAGCCTATCTCCCTCAGGGAAAGAGGAGTGTTAAGGTGGGTCTCTTACTCCATCAGGGGACTGCGTTTTGGGGGACAATGAGGAGGAGAAAGGCTTCCCTGAAGACCTTAAGCAAGAAGAGCTGCCTCAGGTGCATGAAGCccagagcccagagaggggggcaGCCTGTGATGTTTCCCCTCATGAACCAAGAGACTCCAGGAAGTTCGTCCTTGGTGCTGGTGGCCAGACACTGCACTGTGGAGAGAAACCCTTCAAGTGTCcagaatgtgggaagggcttcaagggGCACTGCAGGCTCCTGACCCACCTGCAAATCCACACAAGAGAAAAGGTGTTTGTGTGTGctgaatgtgggaagagcttcagcagGAAGGCCAACCTGGTGGTTCACCAGAGAGTCCATACGGGGGAGAGGCCTTACAAATGCAAGGAATGTGAGAAAACCTTCAGCCGTGCCTCGAGCCTCCTTGCTCACCACAAAACccatctgaaaaagaaaatcttttcctgcacCCTGTGCAGAAAGAACTTCAGTGggaacacagctctgctgcagcatcagAGAGTCCATACAGATGAGAGGCCCTGTAGGCGTTCAGAGCATGGAACTAGCTTCAGTGTGAGCTCAAACTTCATCAGACACCAACACCTGAGAGAGAGACCCAGTGAGCACACAGCAGGTAACTGAATTGTGTTTATTTCAAGTTACACAAAATTTCAGGGGTTACATGAAATATTCTGGTCTCTGTTTGTTCCTAAAgaatttttcctctttgctcTGGATATGAGTGTTGGGGGTTGGTGGATTTGATTTTCTTACCTTCCCTGCACCACCCCCCTCTAATATTTATCTCTGCCACTTGAGGAAGTTACTTGAAAAAGCTGAAGTTGAAATTTAGATGTTACCACGAAGATTGCCTGGCACCTTAGACTCCCCAAAGCTCTCAGATCCCACTAATAACAAAAGATCTCACTAACTCCCGCTTCATCATGTTGCCTGAGGTTTAGCCTTAGATCTTCAGAAGTGCTCAGCCACCAAAATGCTAAGCTTAGGGAGATGTAAGGAATTTTGACTTGCAAAAGGCTGTAAACAGTGCCTTGGTCATCTCTAGCAGCCATATTTTGTTATATGTGGATATTGAATCCTTGCTTGTTGTCTACAGTGGCAAGCCTCTGGAATATTCTTAGCACAGGCTGACAGACAAAGGGATTGTTTCAAGTAGggagttttctggattttgcaatattttttgtTGTAGTAATGACCTGAAACTCAGGGATAAAAACTGGCATTGTGGGATCTTTTTCCCTGGTGTTGTACCTTTATTAGGAAAATCCCTTTATTCTTggtcaaaaatattttagattttcATCTTGAGTCTTGCCTAGACACCCACAGAGTTGTCACCCACAGAGTTGTTGTGGGTGTTGGCATAAGAAGCAGGTGTTTTGCCTGTGaggtttttctttggtttttgtggttggtttgtttggagTTGTTTtacttggttttgtttgtttcttctgggggaaaaaaaaaaaaaacaagccttTCACCTTAACAGTGGGAATAATGACGAAGTTATAGTCAGGTTTGTGATAGAATGGCAAAACTGAATTCTTAACATAGGGTTTGAGACCTCTCAGTCCATAGATACAGAGAGGTGGCCTAAGAACCCTAAACATGGAACCTTACACTCCTAAACCTTGTTTTTAGTTCACATGAGTTTATAATTCCTGAAGAAAAGTCTCATTTTTGCCCTTTCAGTTGGACACTGAATAGTATCAAATTAGTCTAACACTGTATGTGCTTCTAAAGAAAGttaaaaatatgtttgtatTTACACACTAAATCTCAATTTCCCCTTTCCTGAGCAGATGCCTTgcttcagctttgcttcttcctttccctgtgcctccacctcaaaaaaaaaacaaccaaccaaaacaaaacaaaaacaacaacaaaaccaaaccaaaaacaaacaaacaaaaaaaaccccaaacaaacaaaccaccaccaaaaaaacccctgtatGTACCTAATTACCTAATCTTTGGTTTTGGACCACCTGTGACTTGAATGACGTTTGAATTTTAAGATGTGGATGAGAGGAAGGGTTGTTGCTGAGCTGCCATGTTTGGAATGCAGACCTTGCAACTTTTGACTTCCAGTGTCTTCCTTTTAGATGCAAATCAATCTGAATTTACATCTCTGCATCAGAAAGAAGAGCAAAGGTGTGGTTCGGAGGAAAGTGAAGTGGATCACTGGAATCTTGTTTCTGAAGAGTGTAAGTAGAAAAACACTTCTGAACTGCCTGTGTTTTTACATAGCGGGCATTAACGTTCCCTTCTCTTTGTACAGTAaagaaaatgagggaaaatatGGATATGCTTCTCCTGAATCAGCGAAGTCAGCTGCAGGTGCTTCAGGAAATGCAGAAGCAACTGAATATACTGCTCCCAGGCAGTGCTCTCCTAAATTCTAATGTTTATAGCTTGGGACTCCTGCTAGGACAGCAGGCGGCCGCTGCAGCATCTATTTCTTGCCCCCTTCTGAATCCCAGCAGTCTGCTCTCCTGTGATGGTGCCAGTGCCTTATTTTCACCTGCCTctggagctctgcctgcactTCAGCTCCCAATTTCTCAAGATGCTGTGGCTTCTGCAGCTTGCTCAGCATTGTGCTGTGAACGTGTCCAGTGTAAACATCTGTGACTCTTCTTGACCGTTCTGTCACTTGGGGCAGGTGacctctgggctctgctgttgCAGTTGTACCTGTGAAGGTGCTGACTGTACACTCAGATGCATCAACAAGCAGCAGCTGATCAAATCCCTGTCCTGGAGCCTGCAGGGATTTTGGCCAGGGATGACCTTTGTTGAGGCAGCTCAAGAGATCTTTATCACTGGCATGCACTGAAGTGCAACATTCATATGCAAGATAATTCATCAAACTTGAGTGTATTTTTTACCTGGTATGTCTTTCAGCATGTACTTGGGCAATTGCACCTCTCCTGATGAGTTGAAACTAATGATAAAGTCCTCAGGGATGATTTAAGTATCTCCTGTTAAGTCTGATTTATATAGAGGGAAGCAAGATGCTTACGTGAAGATGTTCAGTTTAACAGCACCCCTGTTCCCAGCATCTGTTTGCAAAAACTTCCTTCCTTTAGGAATTCTTTAAATTAGGTGTCCTTGACTTAGCTGATTCTCAGGTCAGTACTCCTgctcaaaatagaaaaaagtaCTTTCTGCTTTTTGTGTAAAACAACCCCTCCACCACtaccccaaaaaaccctaattgaaaacacaaaccaaaaagcCCTCAATAAAATACCACCTTTCAGGTCTACCTTGCTTACCAGGACTTCATGAGGAAAAGCCAAATTGGTTTATAGGGCCCTTGTTCAAAGGTGAACTCAGTTGAGCCTGGGTTTACTTTGTCATATCCTGTTTGGATCATTATGTGGTTTTGGCTGTTATGTATTAATTAGGGGTAGGAATGGGATAAATAATTAACACTGAGAGGCTCAGGTGCATCATCTTGtgaaaacagcagaggaaaaaaaatttttttccccttatagGATTCTAACATTAGGTCTGTCAGGGTTGGAAAGTGCAGAGTTTTAAGACATGTTGGTCTGGTCTACCTTATTCCATCAGTGACAGACTCGGGGCAGTCTCAGAACCTTTAAGCTTcaaaagtgtaaaaaaaaaagctcctttATCCTTGAACTGGGATAAAAAAACCTTTGGGCTTGTACCTTTGCCAGAAGGTCTTATCTCTTGAACTGATGCTGTGTTTGTGCATGgttggttttgtggtttgtaGTTGTGTTTTTTATGTTACCTTGTTAAAAGGATGCACTCCTAGTCATTAACAAAATAAGGTTTAGATTTTAGGGATGGGAAACACTGGTTCTCTTATCTAGTCTTCTTGTTGATAATGTCACATTCTGTCCTAAAGCTAAAACTGTGGGGCCAGGTATGTCACTTCTGCTGTGAGACTACAAACTCTGAAAATCACACACTTGTTTCTACTGTGTGGGATTTTGGATTAGTCTTAATTCATCAGGATATTAATTTAAACCAAATGAAGAGGCCTTAAAGGACATTCCTTCAATGTGATCTTGTGGTGATATCTTTGAGCTGTAATTTCCATCAGTTGAGCATTTCAGAATCCTGGAAACTCAGGGGTACTGTTCATAACTTTTTTGATGTTTAATGTCATTGTGCATAAAGCAGAATTTCCTTGTGAAATCAATGGTTGAAGTTTGTATTTCAGTTGGGTTTATAGTGTTCATTATTAAAACATTTCACTCCTGTTAGAAATTAATCTTTGGTGAGTTTTTGTCCTTCTTAAAATATTACATAGAGGTGGCCCCTGGGAGtccaagaccagccagaactgttgttcctggcagcttttgtctgggtTTTCCCTTTCTCTACTGATCACAAATCTGGAGATGTCCTAGctccattttcttctctttgaataataataataataacaatggAATGGTACAAGTATAAGAAATAATGATCTGAAAATACAGGAAATTGAGGACAATTTTTTGAGAAGCAGCTGGAATTCCAGATCTGTAAAACTGGCACTAATTTGCCCAATTTTGCTTTTAACCTGTCAGTCTTCAGAAGCATTTTCCTCTcatgagagaaaaataaaactcatgaaGTTGTTACTAAGCTGACAGCAGGAGAGAATTTTGAAAAAGTTTGCTGATTAAAGTGCATCTGAAGAAATTATGCACTCAGGCAGGTAATTGAGGTGTTTCTGTTGTGAGTGGAACTTTCTGCAGCTGATAGGTGTGTGGAGGTCagcagaataatttaaaaaataactaaCATAGCCCCATATTACACCTTAATCACACAATTTATTATGGCAAGATAACCCTGGAAAAAGCCAATGTGAAATATTAATCCTGGATGATACTGAGGTGTGTCCATAAATTTAAAGATTGATGTGACTGGTGGCTCAGCAGTCCTTAAAGGTTTTTAGCCTTGTTAATCTGGATTGGATCCTGATTTCTTAATCATATAAGACAAGGATAATTATTTCAGCTAAGTTACATTGTGGTTTTTGTGATGTGGTTGCATATAAGACATTAATTATATTCTAAAAGTTACAAAGGTTCATCAGTGTAAAATTTTTAGGGCTGAAAATGATCATTCATTCATGGTGATGGGGAAGACATCTCCACTCTGGGAGATGGGATTTTCTGGTACTCTGCTGGGAGAAAAGGCAAGTTTTTCCTGAATCCACAGCTGTTGAAAGAAGTTAGGTTCTCAACACACGCAAAAGTGAGATTAAAACACAAATGAGGTTAAATGTTGGGATCCAAAGCAATTATTCACCTACGTTTTTTCCTcatgaaggaga
The nucleotide sequence above comes from Passer domesticus isolate bPasDom1 chromosome 5, bPasDom1.hap1, whole genome shotgun sequence. Encoded proteins:
- the LOC135300737 gene encoding zinc finger protein 814-like isoform X1; its protein translation is MLKGEPEQRPPLPGLRGAALSPRPGPGPGRERWAVPGRAGEQRGRGEARAPRSRPGARQEAERPRGRGRAPAGRALKRGRKHEMEPAMESIFSIFRSPGRSDAAEYPGDCVLGDNEEEKGFPEDLKQEELPQVHEAQSPERGAACDVSPHEPRDSRKFVLGAGGQTLHCGEKPFKCPECGKGFKGHCRLLTHLQIHTREKVFVCAECGKSFSRKANLVVHQRVHTGERPYKCKECEKTFSRASSLLAHHKTHLKKKIFSCTLCRKNFSGNTALLQHQRVHTDERPCRRSEHGTSFSVSSNFIRHQHLRERPSEHTADANQSEFTSLHQKEEQRCGSEESEVDHWNLVSEELKKMRENMDMLLLNQRSQLQVLQEMQKQLNILLPGSALLNSNVYSLGLLLGQQAAAAASISCPLLNPSSLLSCDGASALFSPASGALPALQLPISQDAVASAACSALCCERVQCKHL
- the LOC135300737 gene encoding zinc finger protein 814-like isoform X2 — translated: MFQNHPDAVPCALGGSHLSGGMEPAMESIFSIFRSPGRSDAAEYPGDCVLGDNEEEKGFPEDLKQEELPQVHEAQSPERGAACDVSPHEPRDSRKFVLGAGGQTLHCGEKPFKCPECGKGFKGHCRLLTHLQIHTREKVFVCAECGKSFSRKANLVVHQRVHTGERPYKCKECEKTFSRASSLLAHHKTHLKKKIFSCTLCRKNFSGNTALLQHQRVHTDERPCRRSEHGTSFSVSSNFIRHQHLRERPSEHTADANQSEFTSLHQKEEQRCGSEESEVDHWNLVSEELKKMRENMDMLLLNQRSQLQVLQEMQKQLNILLPGSALLNSNVYSLGLLLGQQAAAAASISCPLLNPSSLLSCDGASALFSPASGALPALQLPISQDAVASAACSALCCERVQCKHL
- the LOC135300737 gene encoding zinc finger protein 664-like isoform X3, with product MEPAMESIFSIFRSPGRSDAAEYPGDCVLGDNEEEKGFPEDLKQEELPQVHEAQSPERGAACDVSPHEPRDSRKFVLGAGGQTLHCGEKPFKCPECGKGFKGHCRLLTHLQIHTREKVFVCAECGKSFSRKANLVVHQRVHTGERPYKCKECEKTFSRASSLLAHHKTHLKKKIFSCTLCRKNFSGNTALLQHQRVHTDERPCRRSEHGTSFSVSSNFIRHQHLRERPSEHTADANQSEFTSLHQKEEQRCGSEESEVDHWNLVSEELKKMRENMDMLLLNQRSQLQVLQEMQKQLNILLPGSALLNSNVYSLGLLLGQQAAAAASISCPLLNPSSLLSCDGASALFSPASGALPALQLPISQDAVASAACSALCCERVQCKHL